Proteins encoded together in one Flavobacteriales bacterium window:
- the fabG gene encoding 3-oxoacyl-ACP reductase FabG, which produces MSTPPERYALVTGASRGIGRAVAVALAADHGLHILVNYAKGAEQAAETARMVRAHGVKAETLGFDVTDREAAHAAIAAWTEAHPEARIDVLVNNAGITKDNLFVFLQPEDWHAVIDTSLHGFFNVTSAVMQKMVRQRSGRIINVVSVSGAKGVAGQTNYSAAKAAIIGATRSLAQEVAKRKITVNAVAPGFIRTDMTKDLPVDQLKGMIPMERFGEPEEVAHAVSFLASPRASYITGEVIHVNGGIHS; this is translated from the coding sequence ATGAGCACCCCCCCCGAACGCTATGCCCTGGTCACCGGGGCCTCCCGTGGCATCGGCCGCGCGGTGGCCGTCGCGCTGGCCGCCGACCACGGGCTGCACATCCTGGTGAACTATGCCAAAGGGGCCGAGCAGGCGGCGGAGACCGCCCGCATGGTCCGTGCGCACGGGGTGAAGGCCGAGACCCTCGGCTTCGACGTCACCGACCGGGAGGCCGCGCACGCGGCCATCGCCGCTTGGACCGAAGCACATCCCGAGGCCCGCATCGACGTGCTGGTGAACAACGCCGGCATCACCAAGGACAATCTGTTCGTCTTCCTACAGCCCGAGGACTGGCACGCGGTGATCGACACCAGCCTGCACGGCTTCTTCAACGTCACCAGTGCGGTGATGCAGAAGATGGTCCGCCAGCGGTCGGGCCGCATCATCAATGTGGTGAGCGTCTCTGGTGCGAAGGGTGTGGCCGGGCAGACGAACTACAGCGCCGCGAAGGCCGCCATCATCGGCGCCACGCGCAGCCTGGCCCAGGAGGTGGCCAAACGGAAGATCACCGTCAACGCGGTGGCCCCGGGCTTCATCCGCACGGACATGACCAAGGACCTGCCGGTGGACCAGCTCAAGGGCATGATCCCCATGGAGCGCTTCGGCGAACCCGAGGAGGTGGCCCATGCGGTGTCCTTCCTGGCCTCACCGCGCGCCAGCTACATCACCGGCGAGGTGATCCACGTCAACGGCGGCATCCATTCCTGA